A stretch of the Lolium perenne isolate Kyuss_39 chromosome 3, Kyuss_2.0, whole genome shotgun sequence genome encodes the following:
- the LOC127346219 gene encoding cytochrome b5, giving the protein MSSSSKVFTLEEVAKHSSKDDCWLVIGGKVYNVTKFLDDHPGGDDVLLSSTAKDATDDFEDVGHSTTARAMMDEYYVGEIDATTIPTKVKYTPPKQPHYNQDKTPEFVIKILQFLVPLAILGLAVAVRIYTKSESA; this is encoded by the exons ATGTCGTCGTCGTCCAAGGTGTTCACCCTCGAGGAGGTCGCCAAGCACAGCTCCAAGGACGACTGCTGGCTCGTCATCGGCGGCAAG GTGTACAATGTGACCAAGTTCCTCGATGACCACCCTGGAGGCGACGACGTCCTGCTCTCCTCAACTG CCAAGGATGCGACCGACGACTTTGAGGACGTAGGGCACAGCACGACCGCACGGGCGATGATGGATGAGTACTACGTTGGCGAGATCGATGCGACCACGATACCCACTAAGGTGAAGTACACGCCTCCCAAGCAGCCGCACTACAACCAGGACAAGACCCCTGAGTTCGTCATCAAGATCCTCCAGTTCCTGGTCCCCCTCGCCATACTCGGCCTGGCTGTCGCCGTACGGATCTACACCAAGTCGGAGTCTGCCTAG